A window of Tautonia plasticadhaerens contains these coding sequences:
- a CDS encoding MotA/TolQ/ExbB proton channel family protein, which produces MARTTDGRGRGGATASYAGALVMLVLALAFPVGLMVFNPTLMFERGWHQYAGTAIYGWAVLMLFREWARLRGDERAFDEAPGLLDRVAGGEPIDPGDRRLLASRLRQLDGHARGEAAPTVGQLMELNREVSGLDQERTAGRFTLTKYILYLLPVIGFIGTVEGISHALGNISVVLPMVKELDGFLSNLTGVTSALQVAFDSTLLALFLSAALMFAQTIVYRLAEDHLARVDAWVVEHVLPRLGRPEGPAEALAPHLERLGDQLIRALTERLGDGFGPSVDRFSAAIDPLPRALDDLRRGAEAIGRVGEDLGAVGEANEAIRRVLSSLARIEATLAEPPRLEDQIEPIRRGLDRTTLAVESLAEQWASAFERSSRSTQEQLARTMASLKDAIDLLNVSMEQGNALYRNIVRKMFDDRAASGGLGPDASKAA; this is translated from the coding sequence ATGGCTCGAACGACGGACGGGCGGGGCAGGGGGGGCGCGACGGCCTCCTACGCCGGGGCCCTGGTGATGCTGGTGCTGGCCCTGGCGTTCCCGGTCGGCTTGATGGTCTTCAACCCGACCTTGATGTTCGAACGCGGCTGGCACCAGTACGCCGGCACGGCCATCTACGGCTGGGCCGTGCTGATGCTGTTCCGGGAGTGGGCCCGCCTCCGGGGGGACGAGCGGGCCTTCGACGAGGCCCCGGGCCTGCTGGACCGGGTCGCCGGGGGCGAGCCGATCGACCCGGGCGACCGCCGGCTGCTGGCGAGCCGGCTCCGCCAGCTCGACGGCCACGCCCGGGGGGAGGCGGCGCCGACGGTCGGCCAGCTCATGGAGCTGAACCGGGAGGTCTCGGGCCTGGACCAGGAGCGGACGGCCGGGCGGTTCACCCTGACCAAGTACATCCTCTACCTGCTGCCGGTGATCGGCTTCATCGGCACGGTGGAGGGGATCAGCCACGCGCTGGGGAACATCAGCGTGGTCCTGCCGATGGTCAAGGAGCTGGACGGGTTCCTCAGCAACCTGACCGGCGTGACCTCGGCGCTCCAGGTGGCCTTCGACAGCACCCTGCTCGCCCTGTTCCTGAGCGCGGCGTTGATGTTCGCGCAGACGATCGTCTATCGGCTGGCGGAGGACCACCTGGCCCGGGTCGACGCCTGGGTGGTGGAGCACGTCCTGCCCCGTCTCGGCCGTCCCGAGGGGCCGGCCGAGGCGCTGGCCCCGCACCTGGAGCGGCTGGGAGACCAGTTGATCAGGGCCCTGACCGAACGGCTCGGCGACGGCTTCGGGCCGTCGGTCGACCGCTTCTCGGCGGCGATCGACCCGCTCCCCAGGGCGCTGGACGACCTGCGGAGGGGGGCCGAGGCGATCGGCCGGGTCGGCGAGGATCTGGGGGCCGTCGGCGAGGCGAACGAGGCGATCCGCCGGGTGCTGTCGAGCCTGGCCCGGATCGAGGCGACGCTGGCCGAGCCGCCGCGGCTGGAGGACCAGATCGAGCCGATCCGCCGCGGCCTGGACCGCACCACGCTGGCGGTCGAGTCGCTGGCCGAGCAGTGGGCCTCGGCCTTCGAGCGCTCCAGCCGGTCGACCCAGGAGCAGCTGGCCCGGACGATGGCGAGCCTGAAGGACGCGATCGACCTGCTGAACGTGAGCATGGAGCAGGGCAACGCGTTGTACCGCAACATCGTCCGCAAGATGTTCGACGACCGGGCGGCCTCGGGCGGCCTCGGCCCGGACGCCTCGAAGGCGGCCTGA
- a CDS encoding Ig domain-containing protein, with product MRRGRRGGHGVLEFGGSGEDSFVAVVVTKLTGALLFILLLSMVIMALIPRAVDPSAPGAVEAGPLEIVTPGRLPEAIAGRPYELAMATSGASGPLRWGLEGELPEGLEFDPGLGLIRGTPEAGSPGPLALTVRVGDGRRTEAKRLSLVVYRPDGPLTVPSPLEAALHLPRVPWQAWGELGFGFLVLVLVHLVAMNGVGAMERRSAALEEARGRGAGRPGRRFALYRASLRVATATAVAVLAGWLWLHRDGPNGGPAGADAAVASAGDDRTHVSR from the coding sequence ATGCGTCGAGGACGTCGGGGGGGTCACGGGGTCCTGGAGTTCGGCGGGTCGGGGGAGGACTCGTTCGTGGCGGTGGTAGTCACGAAGCTGACCGGGGCGTTGCTGTTCATCCTGCTGCTGTCGATGGTGATCATGGCCCTGATCCCCCGGGCCGTCGACCCGTCGGCCCCGGGTGCGGTCGAGGCGGGGCCGCTGGAGATCGTCACCCCGGGTCGGCTGCCCGAGGCGATCGCGGGGAGGCCCTACGAGCTGGCGATGGCGACCTCGGGGGCGTCGGGGCCGCTCCGGTGGGGGCTCGAGGGGGAACTGCCCGAGGGCCTGGAGTTCGACCCGGGCCTCGGGCTGATCCGGGGGACGCCCGAGGCCGGCTCGCCGGGCCCGCTGGCGCTGACGGTCCGGGTCGGCGACGGCAGGAGGACCGAGGCGAAGCGGCTCTCCCTGGTGGTCTACCGGCCGGACGGCCCGCTGACGGTCCCCTCGCCGCTGGAGGCGGCGTTGCACCTGCCCCGGGTCCCCTGGCAAGCCTGGGGGGAGCTGGGATTCGGGTTCCTGGTGCTGGTGCTCGTCCACCTGGTGGCGATGAACGGCGTGGGGGCGATGGAGCGGCGATCGGCGGCGCTCGAAGAGGCCCGGGGGCGGGGCGCCGGGCGGCCCGGCAGGAGATTTGCTCTCTATCGGGCGAGCCTCCGGGTGGCGACCGCGACGGCCGTCGCGGTGCTGGCCGGCTGGCTCTGGCTGCACCGGGACGGGCCGAACGGGGGCCCGGCGGGGGCGGACGCCGCGGTTGCATCGGCAGGCGATGATCGGACCCATGTGTCCCGATGA
- a CDS encoding TPR end-of-group domain-containing protein has translation MPTTAISDPTIRRLREAEGFLELGMPGHALEILRARRDWATVQFEASYLTGEALRELGQFREALAPLEVAARLRPDNVHVAIAQGWCYKRTHRLAQAVDALERARRSHPDDPMIRYNLACYWSLAGDPGRCLEQLSAALGLEPMLRSLIAGEADFDAVRHLSEFDRLADEHPSGA, from the coding sequence ATGCCGACGACCGCGATCTCCGACCCGACCATCCGACGGCTCCGCGAGGCCGAGGGCTTCCTCGAACTGGGGATGCCCGGGCACGCCCTGGAGATCCTCCGGGCCAGGCGAGACTGGGCCACCGTCCAGTTCGAGGCCAGCTACCTGACCGGCGAGGCCCTCCGGGAACTGGGGCAATTCCGGGAGGCGCTCGCCCCGCTGGAGGTGGCCGCCAGGCTCCGGCCCGACAACGTGCACGTCGCCATCGCCCAGGGCTGGTGCTACAAGCGGACCCATCGCCTGGCCCAGGCCGTCGACGCGCTGGAGCGGGCCCGCCGGTCCCACCCCGACGACCCCATGATCCGCTACAACCTGGCCTGCTACTGGAGCCTCGCCGGCGACCCGGGCCGCTGCCTGGAGCAGCTCTCGGCCGCGCTGGGGCTCGAGCCGATGCTCCGGTCGCTCATCGCCGGGGAGGCGGACTTCGACGCCGTCCGCCATCTCTCCGAGTTCGACCGCCTCGCGGACGAACACCCCTCCGGAGCCTGA
- a CDS encoding ADP-ribosylglycohydrolase family protein, with translation MPLSTLLDRARGTLLGLAVGDALGAPLEGLSPQQIRAHYGTVVDYVDGARAWRRKPYRWRLPGLYTDDTQQALALADVLLAEGVVVPDRLAATYLALATPRNGHAGAHRGVGRSFRQVLDGLDRGRPPLECGQDSAGIGAAMRIAPVAIPFRDDPDGLFDAVMAASLMTHRDVRSLAGAVAVASGVRRLLCGESRSPSLLFRVAGDVAAAERRIAEEHGGVVASIGEHGRGLSRAIAHVEALLDLPRPDALHALVEEANAHGARPSCKRPTMGFPPACIPTCFYLLLTTESFEEALIDVVNLGGDADSAGAILGALIGAQSGSSAIPERWLDGLHNRDGIALRGEALALGSADGLDIPDLIETERRLTALEDASREQMLAPPDQRGGLNIRPPR, from the coding sequence ATGCCGCTGTCGACCCTCCTCGACCGGGCCCGAGGGACCCTGCTCGGCCTGGCCGTCGGCGACGCCCTGGGGGCCCCGCTCGAGGGGCTCAGCCCCCAGCAGATCCGGGCCCATTACGGCACGGTCGTCGATTACGTCGATGGCGCCCGGGCCTGGCGTCGCAAGCCCTATCGCTGGCGGCTGCCGGGCCTCTATACCGACGACACCCAGCAGGCCCTCGCCCTGGCCGACGTGCTCCTGGCCGAGGGCGTGGTCGTCCCCGACCGCCTGGCGGCCACCTATCTCGCCCTGGCCACACCCCGGAACGGCCACGCCGGCGCGCATCGGGGCGTCGGCCGGAGCTTCCGCCAGGTCCTCGACGGGCTGGATCGGGGGCGGCCCCCGCTGGAGTGCGGGCAGGATTCGGCCGGCATCGGCGCCGCCATGCGGATCGCCCCCGTGGCGATCCCCTTCCGGGACGACCCGGACGGCCTGTTCGATGCCGTCATGGCCGCCAGCCTGATGACCCACCGGGACGTCCGGAGCCTGGCCGGTGCCGTCGCCGTCGCCTCGGGAGTCCGCCGCCTGCTCTGCGGCGAATCGAGGTCGCCGAGCCTGCTGTTCCGGGTCGCGGGGGACGTGGCCGCCGCCGAGCGCCGGATCGCCGAGGAGCATGGCGGGGTCGTCGCCTCGATCGGCGAGCACGGACGGGGCCTCTCCCGGGCCATCGCCCACGTCGAGGCCCTGCTGGACCTCCCCCGGCCCGATGCGTTGCACGCCCTGGTCGAGGAGGCAAATGCGCACGGCGCCCGCCCCTCCTGCAAGCGACCGACGATGGGCTTCCCGCCCGCCTGCATCCCGACCTGCTTCTACCTGCTGCTGACGACCGAGTCGTTCGAGGAGGCCCTCATCGACGTGGTCAACCTCGGCGGCGATGCCGACTCCGCCGGGGCCATCCTCGGCGCCCTGATCGGCGCCCAGTCCGGGTCCTCCGCCATCCCCGAGCGCTGGCTCGACGGCCTGCACAACCGGGACGGGATCGCCCTGCGGGGCGAGGCGCTCGCCCTCGGCTCGGCCGACGGCCTCGACATCCCCGACCTGATCGAGACCGAACGCCGGCTCACCGCCCTGGAGGACGCCAGCCGGGAGCAGATGCTCGCCCCCCCCGACCAGCGCGGCGGCCTGAATATCAGGCCCCCTCGCTGA
- a CDS encoding Gfo/Idh/MocA family protein, with protein sequence MNTKGSPAISRRRFLGDGAGLGLAAAAFPAVVPSRAFGAVDRVRVGFIGVRNQGTNNLKAFLGRRDAQVAGLCDVDRDVLAGASSLVAERAGSSCPTHHDYRELLDRPDIDAVLITTPDHWHALPTVHACQAGKDVYCEKPLSLTVAEGRAMADAARTHDRVVQTGSQQRSSPEFRRAAEAVRNGRIGTVQEIVVGLPGVNFEGPAVADEAPPAALDYPFWLGPAPSRPYNPKQVHYNFRFFWPYSGGQMTNWGAHHLDIVQWALGRDESGPTGVEFVDAAFHPQGWYEVPTTSEVVYSYDDGITVRCRQGKGDPNGIRFAGSGGTIFVSRGKLRSEPGDLLDGPDGPDAVRLEESPDHHQNWIDCIKERRRPICDVEVGHRSATVCHLGNIAARLGRSIRWDPSREAIPGDEDASAMLSRPYREPWSLDA encoded by the coding sequence ATGAACACCAAGGGCTCCCCGGCGATCAGTCGACGCCGATTCCTGGGGGATGGCGCCGGCCTCGGCCTCGCGGCGGCGGCCTTCCCGGCCGTCGTGCCGTCCCGGGCCTTCGGGGCGGTCGACCGGGTCCGGGTCGGGTTCATCGGGGTCCGGAACCAGGGGACCAACAACCTCAAGGCGTTCCTCGGCCGCCGGGATGCCCAGGTGGCCGGGCTCTGCGACGTCGACCGCGACGTGCTGGCCGGAGCCTCCTCGCTGGTCGCCGAGCGGGCCGGCTCGTCCTGCCCCACCCACCACGACTATCGGGAATTGCTCGACCGGCCCGACATCGACGCCGTCCTGATCACCACCCCCGACCACTGGCACGCCCTTCCCACCGTCCACGCCTGCCAGGCCGGCAAGGACGTCTACTGCGAGAAGCCGCTCTCGCTGACCGTCGCCGAGGGCCGGGCGATGGCCGACGCCGCCCGGACCCATGACCGGGTCGTCCAGACCGGCAGCCAGCAGCGTTCCAGTCCCGAGTTCCGGCGCGCCGCCGAGGCCGTCCGCAACGGCCGGATCGGCACCGTCCAGGAGATCGTCGTCGGCCTGCCCGGCGTCAATTTCGAGGGGCCCGCCGTCGCCGACGAGGCCCCCCCCGCCGCGCTGGATTACCCCTTCTGGCTCGGGCCGGCCCCGTCCCGGCCCTACAACCCGAAGCAGGTCCACTACAACTTCCGATTCTTCTGGCCCTACTCCGGGGGCCAGATGACCAACTGGGGGGCCCATCACCTCGACATCGTCCAGTGGGCCCTCGGCCGGGACGAGTCCGGGCCGACCGGGGTCGAGTTCGTCGACGCGGCCTTCCATCCCCAGGGCTGGTACGAGGTGCCGACCACCAGCGAGGTCGTCTACTCCTACGACGACGGCATCACCGTCCGATGCCGCCAGGGTAAGGGGGACCCCAACGGCATCCGATTCGCGGGTTCCGGGGGGACGATTTTCGTCTCCCGGGGCAAGCTGCGGTCCGAGCCGGGGGACCTGCTCGACGGCCCGGACGGCCCCGATGCCGTCCGGCTGGAGGAGAGCCCCGACCACCACCAGAACTGGATCGACTGCATCAAGGAGCGTCGCCGGCCGATCTGCGACGTCGAGGTCGGGCACCGCTCGGCCACGGTCTGCCACCTGGGGAACATCGCCGCCCGGCTCGGCCGGTCGATCCGGTGGGACCCGAGCCGGGAGGCGATCCCCGGGGACGAGGACGCCTCGGCCATGCTCTCCCGACCCTACCGGGAACCCTGGTCGCTGGACGCCTGA
- a CDS encoding DUF433 domain-containing protein: MSAVETYVRNDEHGVMRVGSTRVMLDSVVAAFQRGDSPESILQQYPSLSLEAVYGAITYYLAHRDEVDDYLRRQEQVWDEERARNADKPDPVTERLRLLKQARDRAG, translated from the coding sequence ATGAGCGCGGTCGAGACCTACGTCCGGAACGACGAGCACGGCGTCATGCGGGTCGGCTCGACCCGAGTGATGCTCGACTCCGTCGTCGCCGCCTTCCAGCGGGGCGACTCGCCGGAATCGATCCTCCAGCAATATCCGTCCCTGTCCCTGGAAGCGGTCTACGGGGCGATCACCTATTATCTCGCCCACCGCGATGAGGTCGACGACTATCTCCGCCGCCAGGAGCAGGTCTGGGACGAGGAGCGGGCACGCAATGCCGACAAACCTGACCCGGTCACCGAGCGGCTCCGACTCTTGAAGCAGGCCCGGGATCGAGCCGGATGA
- a CDS encoding 3-keto-disaccharide hydrolase gives MRSTIGIGTLASVFALTGPALVLAQYGDIGDLEVARPSDRIDVQSAPPPEGAIVLFDGSGLDEWVQVDGLTPSWEIVDGGAMQAPARGGEFGIKTRRQFDGPYRLHVEFRVPYMPDESGQARGNSGVYNQGRYEVQILDSYGIDEPGSNDCGAIYEVSPPRVNACKAPTVWQGYDIDFRPPVFRDGAKVEPARVTVHQNGILIQDDVPIPVDNTRAGLGGDPSTPGPLHLQDHTDPVQYRNIWLLPKGE, from the coding sequence ATGCGGTCGACGATCGGGATCGGGACCCTCGCATCCGTCTTCGCCCTGACCGGCCCGGCCCTCGTGCTCGCCCAGTATGGCGACATCGGCGACCTGGAGGTCGCCCGACCCTCGGACCGGATCGACGTGCAATCCGCGCCGCCCCCCGAGGGGGCCATCGTCCTCTTCGACGGGTCGGGCCTCGACGAGTGGGTCCAGGTCGATGGCCTGACCCCCTCCTGGGAGATCGTCGACGGCGGCGCGATGCAGGCACCCGCCCGGGGGGGCGAGTTCGGCATCAAGACCCGTCGCCAGTTCGACGGCCCCTATCGGCTCCACGTCGAGTTCCGGGTCCCGTACATGCCCGACGAGTCCGGCCAGGCGAGGGGCAATAGCGGCGTCTACAACCAGGGCCGCTACGAGGTCCAGATCCTCGACAGCTATGGCATCGACGAGCCGGGCTCCAACGATTGCGGGGCGATCTACGAGGTCTCCCCCCCCCGGGTCAACGCCTGCAAGGCCCCGACCGTCTGGCAGGGCTACGACATCGACTTCCGCCCCCCCGTCTTCCGGGACGGCGCGAAGGTCGAGCCCGCCCGGGTCACCGTGCACCAGAACGGCATCCTCATCCAGGACGACGTCCCCATCCCGGTCGACAACACCCGGGCCGGCCTGGGAGGGGACCCCAGCACCCCCGGCCCGCTCCACCTCCAGGACCACACGGATCCGGTCCAGTATCGGAATATCTGGCTCCTGCCGAAGGGAGAGTGA
- a CDS encoding LOG family protein, whose protein sequence is MTRRDHNERPPGRAGGRRAGREGEDGPLPGVGRPDLETLRERHSRARVARQPTEDEELLNHPNPEVPSPFAPEQAQFTHTDPWRVLRIQGEFVMGFNALAEVGAAVAVFGSARVAEGHPWYESARELGRRLAETGFAVITGGGPGIMEAANRGAAEGDGLSIGCNIELPFEQAGNPYSNLSINFRYFFVRKTMFVKYTEGFVIFPGGFGTLDELFEALTLVQTRKISRFPIVLYGSEYWRGMVDWIEKTMLVEGLISPEDLNLLVITDSIDEICQTLVDCYNNHCWDTWKRSEGAKLDADPPGAPGTAPDPRKSDAE, encoded by the coding sequence ATGACTCGGCGAGACCACAACGAACGGCCACCGGGCCGGGCCGGCGGCAGGAGGGCGGGCCGGGAGGGGGAGGACGGCCCCCTCCCGGGCGTGGGCCGCCCGGACCTGGAGACCCTCCGGGAGCGGCATTCCCGGGCCCGGGTCGCTCGGCAGCCGACCGAGGACGAGGAGCTGCTCAACCACCCCAACCCCGAGGTCCCCTCCCCCTTCGCCCCGGAGCAGGCCCAGTTCACCCACACCGACCCCTGGCGGGTGCTCCGCATCCAGGGGGAGTTCGTCATGGGCTTCAACGCCCTGGCCGAGGTGGGGGCCGCGGTCGCCGTCTTCGGCTCGGCCCGCGTCGCCGAGGGGCACCCCTGGTACGAGTCGGCCCGCGAGCTGGGCCGCAGGCTGGCCGAGACCGGCTTCGCGGTCATCACCGGGGGCGGCCCCGGCATCATGGAGGCCGCGAACCGGGGCGCGGCCGAGGGGGACGGCCTGTCGATCGGCTGCAACATCGAGCTGCCCTTCGAGCAGGCGGGCAACCCGTACTCCAACCTCTCGATCAACTTCCGCTACTTCTTCGTCCGCAAGACGATGTTCGTGAAGTACACCGAGGGGTTCGTCATCTTCCCCGGCGGCTTCGGCACGCTCGACGAGCTGTTCGAGGCCCTGACGCTGGTGCAGACCCGCAAGATCAGCCGCTTCCCGATCGTCCTGTACGGCTCGGAGTACTGGCGGGGGATGGTCGACTGGATCGAGAAGACCATGCTCGTCGAGGGCCTGATCTCCCCCGAGGATCTGAACCTGCTGGTCATCACCGACTCGATCGACGAGATCTGCCAGACGCTGGTCGACTGCTACAACAACCATTGCTGGGATACCTGGAAGCGCTCCGAAGGCGCCAAGCTCGACGCCGACCCGCCCGGCGCCCCCGGGACCGCCCCCGACCCCAGGAAGTCCGACGCCGAGTGA
- a CDS encoding 3-keto-disaccharide hydrolase, with protein MSCTAAFATLIAIVLAPGDDAPRPTDEPGFAPLFDGESIDGWERFGGQNPDAWKVEDSCLVMDGKGGGWVGTDRDFGDFELRLRFRIAEPGSNSGVYLRAPADTSHISRTGMEIQILDDGHPRYADIQPWQRCGSIYHVAPADPGHLEPPGAWNDLEIRAVGPRVVIVLNGRTVVDDRIDRHPELESEHTGLGREAGRIGLQCHDGRVEFRELRIRELGEG; from the coding sequence ATGAGCTGCACCGCCGCCTTCGCCACGTTGATCGCGATCGTCCTGGCCCCCGGGGACGACGCGCCGAGGCCGACCGACGAACCCGGGTTCGCCCCCCTGTTCGACGGCGAGTCGATCGACGGCTGGGAACGCTTCGGCGGCCAGAACCCGGACGCCTGGAAGGTCGAGGACTCCTGCCTCGTCATGGACGGGAAGGGGGGCGGCTGGGTCGGCACCGACCGGGACTTCGGGGACTTCGAGCTGCGCCTCCGGTTCCGGATCGCGGAGCCGGGGAGCAACTCGGGCGTCTACCTCCGGGCCCCGGCCGATACCTCGCACATCTCCCGGACGGGAATGGAGATCCAGATCCTCGACGACGGCCACCCCCGCTATGCCGACATCCAGCCCTGGCAGCGTTGCGGGTCGATCTACCACGTCGCCCCGGCCGATCCCGGCCACCTGGAGCCGCCCGGCGCGTGGAACGACCTGGAGATCCGGGCCGTCGGCCCCCGGGTCGTCATCGTCCTGAACGGCCGGACCGTGGTCGACGACCGGATCGACCGCCACCCGGAGCTGGAATCGGAGCACACCGGCCTGGGGCGGGAGGCCGGCCGGATCGGACTGCAATGCCACGACGGCCGGGTCGAATTCCGGGAGCTTCGGATCCGGGAGCTGGGCGAGGGGTGA
- a CDS encoding MIP/aquaporin family protein, translated as MNPPPLKSALIGEFLGTALLVLLGDGVVASVVLLGKQADWIVITTGWGLAVALGVYLSGRLSGGHINPAVTLALAVRGQFPLGRVLPYWGAQVLGAFVGAMLVYVDYAEAFRAFEQAEGITRGAMAEGRLAGPAAGGAGVFFTAPAFGVTWRNVFSEALGTAVLLIGVRALSDRRNAHFRGYFEPLLNGLLVFSIGLSLGGLTGYAINPARDLGPRVAAMLLGWGPSAFRTHDFYFWVPIVGPLVGGVAGILLYDLVVHPHLLPEDEATPPGRVAA; from the coding sequence ATGAATCCACCTCCGCTGAAATCGGCCCTGATCGGCGAGTTCCTCGGCACGGCGCTGCTGGTGCTGCTGGGGGACGGCGTCGTCGCCTCCGTGGTCCTGCTGGGCAAGCAGGCCGACTGGATCGTCATCACCACCGGCTGGGGCCTGGCCGTGGCGCTGGGCGTCTACCTGAGCGGCCGGCTCAGCGGCGGCCACATCAACCCGGCCGTGACGCTGGCCCTGGCCGTCCGGGGCCAGTTCCCCCTGGGTCGGGTGCTGCCGTACTGGGGGGCGCAGGTGCTCGGGGCCTTCGTCGGGGCGATGCTCGTCTACGTCGACTACGCCGAGGCCTTCCGGGCGTTCGAGCAGGCCGAGGGGATTACCCGGGGGGCGATGGCCGAGGGCCGGCTGGCCGGCCCGGCGGCGGGGGGCGCGGGGGTCTTCTTCACGGCGCCCGCGTTCGGGGTGACCTGGCGGAACGTCTTCAGCGAGGCGCTCGGGACGGCCGTGCTCCTGATCGGCGTCCGGGCCCTCTCCGACCGCCGCAACGCCCACTTCCGGGGCTACTTCGAGCCGCTGCTCAACGGGCTGCTCGTCTTCTCGATCGGCCTGTCGCTGGGCGGCCTGACCGGCTACGCGATCAACCCCGCCCGGGACCTCGGCCCCCGAGTCGCCGCGATGCTGCTCGGCTGGGGCCCCTCGGCCTTCCGGACGCACGACTTCTACTTCTGGGTCCCGATCGTCGGCCCGCTGGTCGGCGGCGTGGCCGGGATCCTGCTCTACGACCTCGTCGTGCATCCGCACCTCCTGCCCGAGGACGAGGCCACGCCCCCGGGCCGGGTGGCGGCCTGA
- a CDS encoding ABC transporter ATP-binding protein — translation MIVTQGLTKHYGKSRAVRDVSMEIRRGEVFGLLGPNGSGKTTTIRMLLGLLRPTAGSASVDGFDSWRHSLEVRRRVSYLPGEVRLPGASRGAQLLRYLNALRGGSGLDRAVALAETVMGLDLGKKVRTFSTGMKQKLALAQAFADPVDVLILDEPTSALDPSARNDVLRLVREARDAGQTVIFSGHVLSEVEQVADRVAIMRRGRLMHVEDMHERRRNLRLLLVRFQGDPPASFPEELELGVRERNGEVLLLEHRGPALPLLGWLASQPVADLAIGTEDLRALYDRYHGPSAVLDPEDR, via the coding sequence ATGATCGTCACCCAGGGGTTGACCAAGCACTACGGGAAGTCCCGGGCCGTCCGGGACGTCTCGATGGAGATCCGGCGTGGGGAGGTCTTCGGCCTGCTCGGGCCCAATGGCTCGGGCAAGACGACGACGATCCGGATGCTGCTCGGCCTGCTGAGGCCGACCGCCGGCTCGGCCTCGGTCGACGGCTTCGATAGCTGGAGGCACAGCCTGGAGGTCCGTCGCCGGGTCTCGTACCTGCCGGGCGAGGTCCGCCTGCCGGGGGCGTCCCGGGGGGCCCAGCTCCTGAGATACCTGAACGCCCTGAGGGGCGGCTCGGGCCTGGACCGGGCCGTCGCGCTGGCCGAGACGGTGATGGGTCTGGACCTGGGGAAGAAGGTCCGGACCTTCTCGACCGGCATGAAGCAGAAGCTCGCGCTGGCCCAGGCGTTCGCCGACCCGGTCGACGTGCTCATCCTCGACGAGCCGACCTCGGCGCTCGACCCCTCGGCCCGCAACGACGTGCTCCGGCTCGTCCGGGAGGCCCGGGACGCCGGCCAGACGGTGATCTTCTCCGGCCACGTCCTCTCGGAGGTCGAGCAGGTGGCCGACCGCGTGGCGATTATGCGGCGGGGCCGGCTGATGCACGTCGAGGACATGCACGAGCGGCGGCGGAACCTCCGGCTGCTGCTCGTCCGGTTCCAGGGCGATCCGCCGGCCTCGTTCCCTGAGGAACTGGAGCTGGGCGTCCGGGAGCGCAACGGCGAGGTCCTGCTGCTGGAGCATCGGGGACCGGCCCTGCCGCTGCTCGGGTGGCTCGCCTCCCAGCCGGTCGCCGACCTGGCGATCGGCACCGAGGACCTCCGCGCCCTCTACGACCGCTACCACGGCCCCAGCGCCGTGCTCGACCCCGAGGACCGATGA
- a CDS encoding ABC transporter permease subunit — protein MMALLTIAFKQLGETRWSLIASTLAFFSLAILWDWGISAYQYPPEPETEPASEVTRDDGPDAGSADDPEGQGDGDGPDGGRRRRPPGGVIYSAFGVPNDRIFAVSREDSPTLLMQVAIANHPLIFLAVLGWAISRASAAVAGEIERGTLDLTLSRPVRRSTYLLAQILATAIAFALLGLALAGGHLASGWIFRLNARPGPLEYLPMVGSIAGLGLAVFGYTLPISAADLSRARAGILGLGITLGGIAALIFARQYEDYEWVADLSAFQYHGPVGLTLEGTREQYLDLATLYGVFAAGSILALVLFNRRDLPSNSG, from the coding sequence ATGATGGCCCTGCTGACGATCGCCTTCAAGCAGCTCGGCGAGACGCGATGGTCGCTGATCGCCTCGACGCTCGCCTTCTTCAGCCTGGCGATCCTCTGGGACTGGGGCATCTCGGCCTACCAGTATCCCCCCGAGCCCGAGACCGAGCCCGCCTCCGAGGTGACCCGGGACGACGGCCCCGACGCCGGTTCGGCCGACGACCCCGAAGGGCAGGGGGATGGGGATGGCCCGGACGGGGGGAGGAGGCGGAGGCCCCCCGGGGGGGTGATCTACTCCGCCTTCGGCGTGCCGAACGACCGGATCTTCGCCGTCTCCCGGGAGGACTCGCCGACCTTGCTGATGCAGGTGGCCATCGCCAACCACCCGCTCATCTTCCTCGCGGTGCTCGGCTGGGCGATCTCCCGGGCGTCGGCCGCGGTGGCCGGCGAGATCGAGCGCGGGACGCTGGACCTGACCCTCTCCCGGCCGGTCCGGAGGTCCACCTACCTGCTGGCCCAGATCCTCGCCACGGCGATCGCCTTCGCCCTGCTCGGCCTGGCGTTGGCGGGGGGGCACCTCGCCTCGGGGTGGATCTTCCGCCTCAACGCGAGGCCGGGGCCGCTGGAATACCTGCCGATGGTCGGCTCGATCGCCGGGCTCGGCCTGGCCGTCTTCGGCTACACCCTGCCGATCTCGGCCGCCGACCTGTCCCGGGCCCGGGCCGGGATCCTCGGCCTCGGCATCACCCTCGGCGGGATCGCCGCGCTGATCTTCGCCCGGCAGTACGAGGACTACGAGTGGGTGGCCGACCTCTCCGCATTCCAGTACCACGGCCCGGTCGGCCTCACCCTGGAGGGGACCCGGGAGCAGTACCTCGACCTGGCGACGCTCTATGGCGTCTTCGCGGCCGGCTCGATCCTCGCCCTGGTCCTCTTCAACCGTCGAGACCTCCCCAGCAACAGCGGCTGA